In a single window of the Paenibacillus sp. MMS20-IR301 genome:
- the hemH gene encoding ferrochelatase, with protein MTAKIGVLVMSYGTPESLEDVEAYYTHIRRGHAPSAEQLKELKDRYEAIVGGVFPLRENTDRQVEALQAKLNSGQIQYICYQGLKHARPFIEDGVEAMVRDGITQAIGIVLAPHYSVMSVGTYIKRAKEKADACGINMEFVESYHLHPELIDVLSRRVTAKLDEFEETGAVREDVRVLFSAHSLPERILAMGDPYRDQLLETSKAIAAQAGVESWQFTWQSAGRTAEPWLGPDILDTLRELGAAQVKYVLSAPIGFVSDHLEVLYDLDIEAQALASELDMRLLRIDSLNSDPAYMSVLSDVVRAKAGQLKVKQP; from the coding sequence ATGACGGCCAAAATTGGAGTACTCGTAATGTCTTACGGCACGCCTGAAAGTCTGGAGGATGTGGAGGCGTACTACACGCATATCCGGCGGGGACATGCGCCTTCCGCAGAACAGCTCAAAGAACTGAAGGACCGCTATGAAGCCATTGTCGGAGGAGTGTTCCCGCTCAGGGAGAATACAGACCGGCAGGTAGAAGCATTGCAGGCCAAGCTGAACAGCGGGCAGATTCAGTATATCTGCTACCAGGGACTGAAGCATGCCCGGCCTTTCATTGAGGACGGTGTAGAGGCTATGGTCCGGGACGGGATTACCCAGGCTATAGGAATCGTTCTGGCTCCGCATTATTCCGTGATGAGCGTTGGGACTTATATTAAGCGGGCGAAGGAAAAAGCCGATGCCTGCGGAATTAACATGGAATTTGTGGAGAGCTACCATCTGCATCCGGAACTGATTGATGTACTCAGCCGCAGGGTAACTGCGAAGCTGGACGAGTTCGAAGAAACCGGCGCAGTACGGGAGGATGTACGTGTATTATTCAGTGCGCATAGCCTGCCGGAGCGGATTCTTGCTATGGGCGATCCTTACCGTGACCAGCTGCTGGAGACCTCCAAGGCAATCGCTGCCCAGGCTGGCGTAGAGTCCTGGCAGTTCACCTGGCAGAGCGCAGGCAGAACAGCCGAACCATGGCTCGGCCCGGATATCCTGGATACGCTGCGTGAGCTGGGCGCAGCCCAGGTGAAGTATGTGCTGTCTGCCCCGATCGGGTTCGTGTCCGATCATCTTGAAGTGCTGTACGATCTGGATATTGAAGCGCAGGCACTGGCTTCGGAGCTGGACATGCGGCTGCTGCGGATTGATTCGCTGAACAGCGATCCGGCTTACATGTCAGTGCTCAGCGATGTGGTGCGTGCAAAGGCAGGCCAGCTTAAGGTGAAGCAGCCATGA
- the hemE gene encoding uroporphyrinogen decarboxylase yields MTYNDTFIRACRQQSTEHVPVWYMRQAGRYDPEYRKIKEKYSLLEICRQPELAAEVTLMPVRKLGVDAAILYSDIMNPVASLGVNFDIVKNIGPVIENPIRTAGDVDRLKPVDVEGDLSHILETIKLLDKELDVPLITFAGAPFTIASYLIEGRPSKSYHRTKEMMFSQPKVWEKLMEKLGDMVIAYLKAHAASGGKAFQLFDSWVGALAPRDFEAYVLPTITRIFDELSHLDVPKIYFPGVSSGELLPSLAELKADVIGLDWRVSLTEGRRRTGGRFAIQGNLDPYLLTAPMDILKERARELIDEGITQPGYIFNLGHGLFPEASLDTLKELTDYVHEYSAAALKQAAARV; encoded by the coding sequence ATGACCTACAACGACACTTTTATCCGCGCCTGCAGACAGCAGAGTACGGAGCACGTTCCCGTATGGTACATGCGGCAGGCCGGCCGTTATGATCCCGAGTACCGTAAAATCAAGGAGAAGTATTCGCTGCTGGAGATCTGCAGACAGCCGGAGCTTGCAGCGGAAGTAACCTTGATGCCTGTGCGCAAGCTGGGTGTGGATGCGGCCATTCTGTATTCCGACATTATGAATCCTGTAGCCTCCCTTGGTGTTAACTTCGACATTGTGAAGAACATCGGGCCGGTCATCGAGAATCCGATCCGGACCGCGGGAGATGTAGACCGGCTGAAGCCGGTTGATGTGGAAGGCGATCTCAGCCACATTCTGGAGACCATCAAGCTTTTGGACAAGGAGCTGGATGTGCCGCTGATCACTTTTGCAGGAGCACCCTTTACCATTGCCAGTTATCTGATTGAGGGCAGACCCTCAAAGAGTTATCACCGCACCAAGGAAATGATGTTCAGCCAGCCCAAGGTATGGGAGAAGCTGATGGAGAAGCTGGGCGACATGGTTATCGCTTATCTCAAGGCGCATGCCGCGAGCGGCGGCAAGGCGTTCCAGCTGTTTGACAGCTGGGTGGGGGCGCTGGCCCCGCGTGATTTCGAAGCCTATGTGCTGCCGACGATTACCCGGATTTTTGACGAGCTGTCACATCTTGATGTGCCCAAGATTTATTTCCCGGGTGTCAGCTCCGGGGAGCTGCTCCCCAGCCTGGCGGAGCTTAAGGCCGATGTCATCGGACTGGACTGGCGGGTAAGCCTGACTGAGGGCAGACGGAGAACCGGCGGCAGGTTTGCCATTCAGGGCAACCTCGACCCTTATCTGCTGACGGCACCAATGGACATACTGAAAGAACGGGCCAGGGAACTGATTGATGAAGGGATTACACAGCCGGGTTACATCTTTAATCTGGGCCACGGATTATTTCCTGAGGCTTCGCTGGACACATTAAAGGAATTAACAGACTACGTGCATGAGTATTCAGCCGCAGCGCTGAAGCAGGCGGCGGCGCGCGTGTAA
- a CDS encoding MFS transporter, producing the protein MKNWETWKVNLMVLWFGQFLVNAGLTMITPFLSLYLAKDLGVTGDRAIGMWAGLIFAANFLTAFIFQPLWGKLADKYGRKIMLLRSSFGMAIVIVLMGFAQTPMQLLLLRLLNGTISGFNPASIALVSGTTPKARMGFAMGLMQSGGVAGTILGPLIGGAFADWIGFRPIFYVVGALLFVASLLALFLVKEKFDRVEAAQVPQVSVLAGFKELAKVPQLPALFGVTFLLQFAMISPMSLLPIYVEKLHGSAVNIAFWAGMVSAVTGISNMIASPVLGKLSDRVGAHRILTYALIGAALFLIPQAFVTSVWQLIIIRFMMGVFMGGLLPSVNALIRSYTPDGKESRAFGFNSSTLALGNMLGALIGGFLAGYTGIEGLFIISGAFLLINTVWVRLKLYKPTELRLFR; encoded by the coding sequence TTGAAGAATTGGGAGACATGGAAAGTCAACCTCATGGTGCTTTGGTTTGGCCAATTTCTCGTAAATGCCGGTTTAACTATGATTACCCCGTTTCTGTCCCTGTATCTCGCCAAAGATTTAGGCGTGACCGGAGACCGGGCGATCGGAATGTGGGCCGGACTTATTTTTGCCGCAAATTTCCTGACCGCCTTTATCTTTCAGCCGCTGTGGGGCAAGCTGGCCGACAAATACGGCCGTAAAATCATGCTGCTGCGCTCCAGCTTCGGTATGGCCATTGTCATCGTCCTGATGGGTTTCGCCCAGACTCCGATGCAGCTTCTGCTGCTCCGCCTGCTGAACGGGACCATCTCCGGCTTCAATCCCGCCTCTATTGCGCTGGTCTCGGGCACAACGCCCAAAGCGCGCATGGGCTTCGCTATGGGACTCATGCAGTCCGGCGGCGTAGCCGGGACGATTCTCGGGCCGCTGATCGGCGGCGCATTCGCTGACTGGATCGGGTTCCGCCCGATCTTTTATGTTGTCGGGGCACTTCTGTTCGTGGCCTCGCTGCTGGCCTTGTTCCTGGTCAAGGAGAAATTCGACCGGGTGGAAGCGGCTCAGGTTCCGCAGGTATCGGTACTCGCAGGCTTCAAGGAGCTGGCCAAGGTGCCGCAGCTGCCCGCCTTATTCGGCGTTACTTTCCTGCTGCAGTTTGCCATGATCAGCCCGATGTCGCTGCTGCCGATTTATGTAGAGAAGCTCCACGGCTCTGCTGTGAATATCGCCTTCTGGGCAGGTATGGTCAGTGCTGTTACCGGTATCTCGAATATGATCGCTTCCCCCGTGCTCGGCAAGCTCAGCGACAGGGTCGGCGCCCACCGGATTCTGACCTATGCGCTGATTGGCGCCGCCCTGTTCCTTATTCCCCAGGCCTTCGTTACGAGCGTCTGGCAGCTGATTATTATCCGCTTCATGATGGGTGTCTTCATGGGCGGGCTGCTGCCCAGCGTCAACGCGCTTATCCGCTCCTATACGCCTGACGGCAAGGAGAGCCGGGCATTTGGCTTCAACAGCAGCACCCTGGCGCTCGGTAATATGCTCGGCGCGCTGATCGGCGGCTTTTTAGCGGGTTATACCGGGATTGAAGGGCTGTTCATAATCTCCGGCGCTTTCCTGCTGATCAATACTGTCTGGGTCCGGCTCAAGCTGTATAAGCCAACCGAGCTCCGCCTGTTCCGTTAA
- a CDS encoding O-methyltransferase, whose product MPNQEEYSELLYTEDELLIEVKRAIAEKDMPEVSIAPGYGRLLTMLVTLSRSARILEIGALGGYSGICLCRGLQPGGSLTSLELKAEYAELAHSHLQQAGFGDSVEYKIGPALDSLKLLEAQGQKYDFFFIDADKENYPNYLEAAISLASPGAIIAGDNIFLRGRTLNPEKNGPAVQAMRRFNEMIAGDPRLTSTLLPAYDGLALAMVR is encoded by the coding sequence ATGCCGAATCAGGAAGAATACAGCGAACTGCTGTATACAGAGGATGAATTATTAATTGAGGTGAAGAGAGCAATAGCGGAAAAAGACATGCCGGAGGTGTCCATCGCCCCTGGTTACGGCCGGCTGCTGACGATGCTGGTAACCCTTTCCCGGTCTGCCCGCATCCTGGAAATCGGGGCGCTTGGCGGCTACAGCGGAATCTGTCTGTGCCGCGGTCTTCAGCCGGGCGGAAGCCTGACTTCATTGGAGCTTAAGGCCGAATATGCAGAGCTGGCCCACAGCCATCTACAGCAGGCCGGTTTCGGTGATTCGGTTGAATACAAAATCGGCCCGGCGCTCGACAGCCTGAAGCTGCTCGAAGCACAGGGCCAAAAGTATGATTTCTTCTTCATCGATGCCGATAAGGAGAACTATCCGAACTATCTGGAAGCAGCGATCAGTCTGGCTTCACCCGGGGCGATCATTGCCGGTGATAATATATTCCTGCGCGGCCGTACGCTGAATCCGGAGAAGAACGGCCCGGCTGTCCAGGCGATGCGCCGGTTCAATGAGATGATTGCCGGCGATCCCCGCCTGACCAGCACCTTGCTGCCCGCGTATGACGGGCTGGCTCTGGCGATGGTCCGCTGA